One genomic window of Polyangium aurulentum includes the following:
- a CDS encoding right-handed parallel beta-helix repeat-containing protein: protein MGTREVRRSLASGAAFVFLFAASPSLFAATLQVGPGKTYAAPCAAAAAAADGDVIEIDAAGNYDGDVCNISKSGLTLRGVGGRAKIDAAGKNSGGKAIWVISGNDTVVENIELSGATVPDENGAGIRQEGVNLTVRNCYFHDNENGILAGSKAGSTILIEYSEFANNGFGDGQSHNLYINQVDKLIFQHNYSHNAKVGHLLKTRAQESHILYNRLSGEDGNNSYEIDVPNGGKTIILGNLIQQGPNTENGGIITYALEGASNTSKSLFIVNNTIVNERPNGGTFVNVAGSVSTAAVLRNNVIVGPGTLISQQSAVQEGNVQGDAKLVDQAGFDYHLQAGSPAVDKGVAPGDAEGFDLTPKYHYVHPAKAIGRMAVGTIDVGAYELNGDVEGGGGGAGGAGGAGPGGGGPGGGTPGSGGAGGDASSGGNNADGGEEGCGCRVAGSDLGTGAGWLASAALASIAALRSSRRRRR from the coding sequence ATGGGTACGCGTGAGGTTCGTAGGTCCCTGGCTTCGGGTGCGGCTTTTGTCTTCCTCTTCGCGGCGAGCCCATCGCTCTTCGCCGCGACCCTCCAGGTCGGTCCCGGCAAGACGTACGCGGCGCCCTGCGCGGCGGCGGCCGCGGCGGCCGACGGTGACGTCATCGAGATCGACGCTGCGGGCAACTACGACGGCGACGTCTGCAACATCAGCAAGAGCGGCCTGACCCTGCGCGGCGTGGGCGGGCGCGCGAAGATCGACGCGGCGGGGAAGAACTCGGGCGGCAAGGCCATCTGGGTGATCTCGGGCAACGACACCGTGGTCGAGAACATCGAGCTGTCGGGCGCCACCGTCCCCGATGAGAACGGCGCCGGGATCCGGCAGGAGGGCGTCAACCTCACGGTGCGCAACTGCTACTTCCACGACAACGAGAACGGCATCCTCGCGGGCAGCAAGGCGGGGAGCACCATCCTCATCGAGTACAGCGAGTTCGCGAACAACGGCTTCGGGGACGGCCAGTCGCACAACCTGTACATCAACCAGGTCGACAAGCTGATCTTCCAGCACAACTACTCGCACAACGCGAAGGTCGGCCACCTGCTCAAGACGCGCGCGCAGGAGAGCCACATCCTCTACAACCGGCTCTCCGGCGAGGATGGGAACAACAGCTACGAGATCGACGTGCCCAACGGCGGCAAGACGATCATCCTCGGCAACCTCATCCAGCAGGGCCCGAACACCGAGAACGGCGGGATCATCACCTACGCCCTCGAGGGCGCCTCCAACACGAGCAAGTCGCTCTTCATCGTGAACAACACGATCGTGAACGAGCGCCCGAACGGCGGCACGTTCGTGAACGTCGCCGGCAGCGTCTCGACGGCGGCGGTCCTGCGCAACAACGTCATCGTCGGGCCGGGGACGCTGATCTCGCAGCAGAGCGCGGTGCAGGAGGGCAACGTCCAGGGGGACGCGAAGCTCGTCGACCAGGCGGGCTTCGACTACCACCTGCAGGCGGGCTCGCCGGCCGTGGACAAGGGCGTCGCGCCGGGGGACGCCGAGGGGTTCGATTTGACCCCCAAGTATCACTACGTGCACCCCGCGAAGGCCATCGGGCGCATGGCGGTGGGCACCATCGACGTCGGCGCTTACGAGCTCAACGGTGACGTCGAAGGTGGCGGTGGTGGCGCGGGCGGCGCGGGCGGCGCGGGTCCGGGCGGCGGTGGTCCGGGCGGCGGCACGCCGGGCAGCGGCGGTGCGGGCGGCGATGCCTCGAGCGGCGGCAACAACGCCGACGGGGGCGAGGAGGGCTGCGGTTGCCGCGTGGCCGGGTCCGATCTGGGCACGGGCGCGGGGTGGCTCGCGTCGGCAGCGCTCGCTTCGATCGCTGCTCTCCGTTCGTCGCGCAGGCGTCGTCGCTAA
- a CDS encoding M13 family metallopeptidase — MRSIPFVLASVALSLLAACGSGSNPEPITPNAGPVPTAEPAADKGPPAVKATLESVGLDPLALDRSVEPCKDFYQFACGGWLKKTEIPADEATWTRSFSEINKRNEIAVKAILDDAAKAKNADPTTKKIGDYYNACMDEASVEAAGVGPIKDLLDRAKRVGSPKDVAQLVTDLHQMHVFAIFDISGEQDLGDATRVIAALDQNGLGLPDRDYYTKDDDKTKKLREAYVGHVERMLKLAGWAEKDAKKSAADVLSLETEIAKVSKTRVERRDPKGLHNMVSRADLAKKAPNFPWDNYFKALGVGDVKEVNLTSVPFFEGVDKLLTTAKPDAWRSYLAWHVVRASSSVLPKAFVDEAFSMRQMLSGEKEQKPRWKRCVQNTTAMLGELVGQAFVAKHFAGDSKRAAEQMVQEISKAFGTQVQSLDWMDAKTKERALGKLNAMAYLIGYPNKWRTYDFNVDAKKFALNVRAGSTFEMKRKLAKIGKPVDRDEWQMPPSIVNAYYDPQKNHMVFPAGILQPPFYDVKAPVHVNLGAMGVVVGHELTHGFDDEGSQFAGNGNLENWWEPAVGKKFEAKTGCVADQYSGYEVLPGVKINGKLTLGENIADLGGIKLAFQAARNLRKGAASTVVADGFTEDQQFFLAHAQAWCSKSREEYDRMMVQVNPHSAARFRVIGPLSNSSEFAEAFSCKEGTPMHPAKMCSVW, encoded by the coding sequence ATGCGATCGATCCCGTTCGTCCTCGCCTCCGTGGCGCTCTCGCTTCTCGCGGCCTGCGGAAGCGGCTCCAATCCGGAGCCCATCACGCCCAACGCGGGCCCCGTTCCGACCGCCGAGCCCGCGGCTGACAAGGGACCGCCGGCCGTGAAAGCGACGCTCGAGAGCGTCGGCCTCGACCCCCTTGCGCTCGATCGCAGCGTCGAGCCCTGCAAGGATTTCTACCAGTTCGCCTGCGGCGGCTGGCTCAAGAAGACCGAGATCCCGGCTGACGAGGCGACCTGGACGCGCAGCTTCAGCGAGATCAACAAGCGCAACGAGATCGCGGTGAAGGCGATCCTCGATGACGCGGCGAAGGCGAAGAACGCCGATCCGACGACCAAGAAGATCGGCGACTACTACAACGCGTGCATGGACGAGGCGTCCGTGGAGGCGGCTGGCGTCGGGCCGATCAAGGACCTGCTCGATCGGGCCAAGAGGGTCGGCTCGCCGAAGGACGTCGCGCAGCTCGTCACCGACCTGCACCAGATGCACGTCTTTGCGATCTTCGACATCTCGGGCGAGCAGGACCTCGGCGACGCCACGCGCGTGATCGCGGCGCTCGATCAGAACGGCCTCGGCTTGCCGGATCGCGACTACTACACGAAGGACGACGACAAGACGAAGAAGCTCCGCGAGGCGTACGTCGGCCACGTCGAGCGCATGCTCAAGCTCGCGGGCTGGGCCGAGAAGGACGCGAAGAAGTCGGCGGCGGACGTGCTCTCGCTCGAGACCGAGATCGCCAAGGTCTCGAAGACGCGCGTCGAGCGTCGCGATCCCAAGGGCTTGCACAACATGGTGAGCCGCGCGGATCTCGCGAAGAAGGCGCCCAACTTCCCGTGGGACAACTACTTCAAGGCGCTCGGGGTCGGCGACGTCAAGGAGGTCAACCTGACGAGCGTGCCGTTCTTCGAGGGCGTCGACAAGCTCCTCACGACGGCGAAGCCCGACGCGTGGCGCAGCTATCTCGCGTGGCACGTGGTGCGCGCGTCGTCGAGCGTCTTGCCGAAGGCGTTCGTCGACGAGGCGTTCTCGATGCGGCAGATGCTCTCCGGCGAGAAGGAGCAGAAGCCCCGCTGGAAGCGCTGCGTGCAGAACACCACCGCCATGCTCGGCGAGCTCGTGGGGCAGGCCTTCGTGGCGAAGCACTTCGCGGGCGACTCCAAGCGCGCCGCCGAGCAGATGGTGCAGGAGATCAGCAAGGCCTTCGGCACGCAGGTCCAGTCGCTCGACTGGATGGACGCGAAGACGAAGGAGCGCGCCCTCGGTAAGCTGAACGCGATGGCGTACCTCATCGGCTATCCGAACAAGTGGCGGACGTACGACTTCAACGTCGATGCGAAGAAGTTCGCGCTCAACGTGCGCGCGGGCTCGACGTTCGAGATGAAGCGCAAGCTCGCCAAGATCGGCAAGCCGGTCGATCGGGACGAGTGGCAGATGCCGCCGTCGATCGTGAACGCGTACTACGACCCGCAGAAGAACCACATGGTCTTCCCGGCGGGCATCCTGCAGCCGCCCTTCTACGACGTGAAGGCGCCGGTGCACGTGAACCTCGGCGCGATGGGCGTCGTCGTCGGGCACGAGCTGACGCACGGCTTCGACGACGAGGGCTCGCAGTTCGCGGGCAACGGCAACCTCGAGAACTGGTGGGAGCCGGCCGTCGGCAAGAAGTTCGAGGCGAAGACGGGCTGCGTGGCCGATCAGTACTCGGGCTACGAGGTGCTGCCCGGCGTGAAGATCAACGGCAAGCTCACGCTCGGCGAGAACATCGCCGATCTCGGCGGCATCAAGCTCGCGTTCCAGGCCGCTCGCAACCTGCGCAAGGGCGCGGCGAGCACGGTCGTGGCGGATGGGTTCACCGAGGATCAGCAGTTCTTCCTCGCGCACGCGCAGGCGTGGTGCTCCAAGAGCCGCGAGGAGTACGATCGGATGATGGTGCAGGTGAATCCGCACTCGGCGGCGCGCTTCCGCGTGATCGGACCGCTGTCGAACTCCAGCGAGTTCGCGGAGGCGTTCTCCTGCAAGGAGGGCACGCCCATGCACCCGGCCAAGATGTGCTCGGTGTGGTGA
- the trpB gene encoding tryptophan synthase subunit beta, translated as MVSTPATPGYFGRYGGRFVAETLVPALEELSRAVEEIVPSRAFQDELGALLASYVGRPTPITMAHRFARAVDPDGKSIASLLLKREDLCHTGAHKINNALGQVLLARAMGKERIIAETGAGQHGVATATAAALLGLPCEVYQGALDMERQAPNVARMRLLGARVVPVTSGSRTLKDAMNEALRDWVTNVRSTYYCVGSAAGPHPYPTLVANLQRVIGDEARAQCLAMGGLPDAVVACVGGGSNAIGIFKPFIDQDPDVALYGIEAAGHGLDTERHAATLSRGRIGVLHGARTYVLCDDAGQVQEAHSISAGLDYPGVGPEHASLRDTSRASYLAATDEEALEAVRRVARTEGILIALETAHAFAALGEVARREAEARGRPARLLVCVSGRGDKDLGTIMDRTGEG; from the coding sequence ATGGTCAGTACGCCTGCGACTCCCGGGTATTTCGGTCGATACGGCGGGCGCTTCGTCGCCGAGACGCTCGTCCCCGCGCTCGAGGAGCTGTCGCGCGCGGTCGAGGAGATCGTCCCCTCGCGCGCCTTCCAGGACGAGCTGGGCGCGCTGCTCGCGAGCTACGTCGGCAGACCGACGCCGATCACGATGGCGCATCGGTTCGCGCGGGCCGTGGATCCGGACGGCAAGAGCATCGCGAGCCTGCTGCTCAAGCGCGAGGACCTCTGCCACACGGGCGCGCACAAGATCAACAACGCGCTCGGGCAGGTGCTGCTCGCGCGCGCGATGGGCAAGGAGCGGATCATCGCCGAGACCGGCGCGGGGCAGCACGGCGTGGCGACGGCGACGGCCGCGGCGCTCCTCGGGCTGCCTTGCGAGGTCTACCAGGGCGCGCTCGACATGGAGCGGCAGGCGCCGAACGTCGCGCGCATGCGGCTGCTCGGCGCGCGCGTGGTGCCTGTCACGTCGGGCTCGCGCACGCTCAAGGACGCGATGAACGAGGCGCTGCGCGACTGGGTCACCAACGTGCGCAGCACGTATTACTGCGTCGGAAGCGCGGCCGGGCCGCACCCGTATCCGACGCTCGTGGCGAACCTGCAGCGCGTGATCGGCGACGAGGCGCGCGCGCAGTGCCTCGCGATGGGCGGGCTGCCGGACGCGGTCGTCGCGTGCGTGGGCGGCGGCTCGAACGCGATCGGCATCTTCAAGCCCTTCATCGATCAGGACCCGGACGTCGCCCTTTACGGCATCGAGGCCGCGGGGCATGGGCTCGACACGGAGCGGCACGCGGCCACGTTGAGCCGCGGCCGGATCGGCGTGCTGCACGGCGCGCGCACGTACGTGCTCTGCGACGACGCGGGGCAGGTGCAGGAGGCCCACTCGATCAGCGCCGGGCTCGACTATCCGGGCGTCGGGCCCGAGCACGCGAGCCTGCGCGACACGAGCCGCGCGAGCTACCTGGCGGCGACCGACGAGGAGGCGCTCGAGGCCGTGCGCAGGGTGGCGCGCACCGAGGGCATCCTGATCGCGCTCGAGACGGCGCACGCGTTCGCGGCGCTCGGCGAGGTGGCGCGTCGCGAGGCCGAGGCGCGGGGCCGGCCTGCGCGGCTGCTCGTGTGCGTCTCGGGGCGAGGCGACAAGGATCTCGGCACCATCATGGATCGGACGGGAGAGGGCTAG
- the trpA gene encoding tryptophan synthase subunit alpha yields the protein MHRIDRCFEELARARRKALCAYLCIGDPSLEESEALALAAVEAGADLLELGVPFSDPTADGPTIARAAERAIASGATLTRVIEVASRLRARVEAPLVLFSYYNPILVTGEERVVALAAEAGIDALLVVDLPPEEAGPLRSLAASRGLGVVPLLAPTSDPARVEAVRRASAPPPGAPRGFVYAISMTGVTGANPSDLSSVSETAEALRSAFGLPVLLGFGIDSGESAKLAAGAPGAGADGVIVGTAIVKRIERGNTTEERASGVRALVSELRAALG from the coding sequence GTGCACCGCATCGATCGCTGCTTCGAGGAGCTCGCGCGCGCGCGGCGCAAGGCGCTCTGCGCTTACCTGTGCATCGGCGATCCTTCGCTCGAGGAGTCCGAGGCGCTCGCGCTCGCTGCGGTCGAGGCGGGCGCGGATCTGCTCGAGCTCGGTGTGCCCTTCAGCGATCCGACGGCGGACGGCCCGACCATCGCGCGTGCGGCCGAGCGTGCGATCGCCTCGGGCGCGACGCTGACGCGCGTGATCGAGGTGGCCTCGCGCCTGCGCGCGCGTGTCGAAGCGCCGCTCGTGCTCTTCAGCTACTACAACCCCATCCTCGTGACGGGCGAGGAGCGCGTGGTCGCGCTCGCGGCCGAGGCGGGGATCGACGCGTTGCTCGTCGTCGATCTGCCCCCCGAGGAGGCGGGGCCCTTGCGATCGCTCGCGGCCTCGCGCGGGCTCGGCGTCGTGCCGCTGCTCGCGCCGACGAGCGATCCGGCGCGTGTCGAGGCCGTGCGTCGCGCCTCCGCGCCTCCGCCGGGTGCGCCGCGTGGCTTCGTCTACGCCATCTCGATGACTGGCGTGACGGGCGCGAACCCCTCGGATCTCTCCTCGGTGAGCGAGACGGCGGAGGCGCTGCGCAGCGCCTTCGGCCTGCCTGTGCTGCTCGGGTTCGGCATCGACAGCGGCGAGAGCGCGAAGCTCGCAGCGGGCGCTCCGGGCGCGGGCGCGGATGGCGTCATCGTGGGGACGGCGATCGTCAAGCGCATCGAGCGCGGGAACACAACCGAAGAGCGCGCTTCGGGCGTGCGTGCGCTGGTGAGCGAGCTGCGCGCGGCGCTCGGCTGA
- a CDS encoding GGDEF domain-containing protein, with amino-acid sequence MNSGPPDDDIEATRVAHVKELQQELLARAQRDRAYLIVLAGSNVGEMYEVEGPETVLGRGANATIRLNDDGISRRHARLVHVQNEVVLEDLNSSNGTAVNGDPITQRILRDGDKIRLGSTTILKFTYHDHLDVSFQQQMLDAALRDGLTKAFNKRYFLGRLETELAYAKRHRAPLSLVMFDVDHFKRVNDTYGHLAGDYVLAKISKLTQNTVRTEDVFARYGGEEFGVICRGVNLANAGILGERLRAIVETTEFDHEGTRMPITISVGVAAYPDLPLETPEQLIAAADEALYQAKRTGRNRVLLKHGPGGG; translated from the coding sequence ATGAACAGCGGGCCGCCTGACGACGATATCGAAGCAACGCGGGTCGCCCACGTGAAGGAGCTCCAGCAAGAGCTCCTTGCACGGGCGCAGCGCGACCGCGCGTACCTCATCGTGCTGGCCGGCTCCAATGTCGGCGAGATGTACGAGGTCGAAGGACCGGAGACGGTCCTCGGGCGCGGCGCAAACGCCACGATCCGCCTCAACGACGACGGGATCTCACGCCGCCACGCGCGGCTGGTCCACGTCCAGAACGAGGTCGTGCTCGAGGATCTCAACAGCTCGAACGGCACCGCCGTCAACGGGGACCCCATCACCCAGCGCATCCTGCGCGACGGCGACAAGATCCGGCTCGGCTCCACGACGATCCTCAAGTTCACGTACCACGACCACCTCGACGTGAGCTTCCAGCAGCAGATGCTGGACGCCGCCCTGCGCGACGGCCTCACCAAGGCCTTCAACAAGCGCTACTTCCTCGGCCGCCTCGAGACCGAGCTGGCCTACGCGAAGCGCCACCGCGCCCCCTTGTCGCTGGTGATGTTCGACGTCGACCACTTCAAGCGGGTCAACGACACGTACGGCCACCTCGCAGGCGACTACGTGCTCGCGAAGATCTCGAAGCTCACGCAGAACACCGTGCGAACCGAGGACGTGTTCGCGCGCTACGGCGGCGAGGAGTTCGGCGTCATCTGCAGGGGCGTCAACCTCGCCAACGCCGGCATCCTCGGCGAGAGGCTGCGCGCGATCGTCGAGACCACCGAGTTCGATCACGAAGGCACGCGCATGCCCATCACGATCAGCGTGGGCGTCGCCGCCTACCCCGACCTGCCGCTCGAGACCCCCGAGCAGCTCATCGCAGCCGCCGACGAGGCCCTCTACCAGGCCAAGCGCACGGGCCGAAACCGCGTGCTGTTGAAGCACGGCCCGGGCGGCGGCTAG
- a CDS encoding metallophosphoesterase family protein yields the protein MRLLCLSDIHGHADALAAVLAAADRRGYSKLLVAGDLCFPGPEPLETWRRLTQVQAVTVQGTGDRALATLDIAKVVPRSEHERTRLSRLSEVRTELGQLILARLSRLPTTHRIDLEDGSELLLVHGSPVDPFEPFSHEMTDEEMFALVGDDPADIIVCGGSHVPFDRMVQGVRIINVGSVGEAPSGAGITGGHADATIIETHKAGIEVEQIAVPLGKAA from the coding sequence GTGCGTCTTCTCTGCCTCTCCGACATCCACGGCCACGCCGACGCGCTCGCGGCGGTGCTGGCAGCGGCCGATCGGCGTGGGTACTCGAAGCTCCTCGTGGCAGGCGATCTCTGCTTCCCAGGCCCCGAGCCGCTCGAGACCTGGCGCCGCCTGACCCAGGTCCAGGCCGTGACCGTCCAGGGCACCGGCGATCGGGCGCTCGCCACGCTGGACATCGCCAAGGTCGTCCCGCGCAGCGAGCACGAGCGGACGCGTCTGTCACGCCTGTCGGAGGTGCGAACCGAGCTCGGCCAGCTCATCCTGGCCCGTCTTTCGCGGCTGCCCACGACGCACCGGATCGACCTCGAGGACGGCAGCGAGCTGCTCCTCGTCCACGGCTCCCCGGTCGATCCGTTCGAGCCGTTCAGCCACGAGATGACGGACGAGGAGATGTTCGCTCTCGTAGGGGACGATCCTGCGGATATCATCGTCTGCGGCGGCTCCCACGTACCCTTCGACCGGATGGTGCAAGGCGTGCGGATCATCAACGTCGGCAGCGTGGGAGAGGCGCCGAGCGGCGCGGGAATCACGGGGGGCCACGCAGATGCGACGATCATCGAGACCCACAAGGCCGGCATCGAGGTGGAGCAAATCGCCGTCCCCCTGGGGAAGGCGGCCTAG
- the glnE gene encoding bifunctional [glutamate--ammonia ligase]-adenylyl-L-tyrosine phosphorylase/[glutamate--ammonia-ligase] adenylyltransferase, translating to MPRRSRIPALAHRIDRRRAEAFATRFSQRLVPGSQAYELAVLIASAYPALAGTLEAAPEIIETIAAEGHQAARDRSGLMARLRARIGEGADAERVGRELRRFAKEERLRIALRELLPPSLGGADVDVTSHEIADLADVTIEVALEDAVAQVSARFGPPRGGTGAPARFVVLGMGKLGGGELNIGSDVDLVFFYDTDEGESVAPDGSSITLHDFWSRVARRLTATLEDVTADGWVWRVDLRLRPEGRSGPLVNSVAAAERYYESFGRTWERAALLRARPVAGDRALGDEVLAILDPFVWRRRVDPSIAVEMLKLVQRSRVELSGDAARDLKLGEGGIREAEFFVQTLLLVWGGREARLRAKGTLDALRRLRAAGLVTDREAREIAEAYLALRRAEHAVQVSTGQQTHLWPDDPEEEARLSRALGFSGPESFRADLARHRGRVAERFRSLVPDGAPAPSRWSEAIAALDDGDAAAFSEAFCRAVAQAGLVALAAEAAAERWADVARDVFELSRRPDAPLGARSREAYPLLGEALLDAVVDAAAPEQAARTLRMLFARLRHPGVYLRFLGEEPRAVRRLVEAVGGSAFLGEALVNNPELGDRILFSRGVPVPEAARAAITEGLREASDDDDPDERLVGALRRAKAQVLVDVGLADLASELGPREVGYVLSELADASLDAATRHALGVDEGREVEGLCVLAVGTLGGREIGYGSDLDVLFLFDPSKAPAGSDPDAYYARAARRVIRLISILHPAGRGYELDTRLRPSGNQGLLVTSIDAFARYHGHGGQGTGGGSEGPETPHVGAAVWERLALLRARMVAGDRALGARAIEIAHAAAYAMPGDPARVAEELHRLRRRMEQELSQERRGRYDLKLGRGGLFEIELCVQFLQMQHGADPRVRTTETAVAIEALGAGGYLPAEGAETLRDGYAFLRKLQGRIRIVHADAGNLVEESAPGLLPLARRMGIRDRPGAEAAGELLERYRVVTGRVREVYQGVLGGGSG from the coding sequence ATGCCTCGCCGCTCCCGGATCCCCGCCCTCGCGCACCGGATCGACCGGCGGCGCGCCGAGGCGTTCGCCACGCGGTTTTCGCAACGCCTCGTGCCTGGCTCGCAGGCCTACGAGCTGGCGGTCCTGATCGCGAGCGCGTACCCGGCGCTCGCGGGGACGCTCGAGGCTGCGCCCGAGATCATCGAGACCATCGCGGCCGAGGGGCATCAGGCGGCGCGCGATCGCTCGGGCCTCATGGCGCGCCTGCGCGCGCGGATCGGCGAGGGGGCAGACGCGGAGCGCGTGGGGCGCGAGCTGCGGCGGTTCGCGAAAGAGGAGCGGCTGCGGATCGCCTTGCGCGAGCTGCTCCCGCCTTCGCTCGGCGGCGCGGACGTGGACGTGACGTCGCACGAGATCGCCGACCTCGCCGACGTGACGATCGAGGTGGCGCTCGAGGACGCGGTGGCGCAGGTCTCGGCGCGGTTCGGTCCGCCGCGCGGGGGCACGGGGGCGCCTGCGCGCTTCGTGGTGCTCGGCATGGGCAAGCTCGGCGGGGGCGAGCTGAACATCGGCTCCGACGTCGATCTCGTCTTCTTCTACGACACCGACGAGGGCGAGAGCGTCGCGCCCGACGGCTCGTCGATCACGCTGCACGACTTCTGGTCGCGCGTGGCGCGGCGGCTGACGGCGACGCTCGAGGACGTGACGGCCGACGGCTGGGTGTGGCGCGTCGATCTGCGCCTGCGGCCCGAGGGGCGCAGCGGTCCGCTCGTCAACTCGGTCGCGGCGGCCGAGCGTTACTACGAGTCGTTCGGGCGGACGTGGGAGCGCGCGGCGCTCTTGCGTGCGCGGCCCGTGGCGGGCGATCGCGCGCTGGGGGACGAGGTGCTCGCGATCCTCGATCCGTTCGTGTGGAGGCGCCGCGTCGATCCCTCGATCGCGGTCGAGATGCTGAAGCTCGTGCAGCGCTCGCGGGTGGAGCTGTCGGGCGATGCGGCGCGCGATCTCAAGCTCGGCGAGGGAGGCATTCGCGAGGCGGAGTTCTTCGTGCAGACGCTCCTGCTCGTGTGGGGAGGTCGCGAGGCGCGCCTGCGCGCGAAGGGGACGCTCGACGCGCTTCGCCGCCTGCGCGCCGCGGGGCTCGTGACCGATCGCGAGGCGCGCGAGATCGCCGAGGCGTACCTCGCGCTGCGGCGCGCCGAGCACGCGGTGCAGGTCTCGACGGGGCAGCAGACGCACCTCTGGCCTGATGATCCCGAGGAGGAGGCTCGCCTGTCGCGCGCGCTCGGCTTCTCGGGGCCCGAGTCGTTCAGGGCCGATCTCGCGCGTCATCGCGGCCGCGTGGCCGAGCGCTTTCGCTCGCTCGTGCCGGATGGCGCGCCCGCGCCCTCGCGCTGGTCGGAGGCGATCGCGGCGCTCGACGATGGCGACGCGGCGGCGTTCAGCGAGGCGTTCTGTCGAGCGGTGGCGCAGGCGGGGCTCGTGGCGCTCGCAGCCGAAGCTGCGGCCGAGCGCTGGGCCGATGTCGCGCGTGACGTCTTCGAGCTGTCCCGCCGTCCCGATGCGCCGCTCGGCGCGCGCAGCCGCGAGGCGTATCCGCTCCTCGGCGAGGCGCTGCTCGATGCGGTGGTCGACGCGGCGGCGCCGGAGCAAGCGGCGCGCACGTTGCGCATGCTCTTCGCGCGGCTGCGGCATCCGGGCGTGTACCTGCGTTTCCTCGGCGAGGAGCCGCGCGCGGTGCGAAGGCTCGTCGAGGCGGTGGGCGGGAGCGCGTTCCTCGGCGAGGCGCTCGTGAACAACCCCGAGCTCGGCGATCGCATCCTCTTCTCGCGCGGCGTGCCCGTGCCCGAGGCTGCGCGCGCCGCGATCACCGAGGGGCTGCGCGAGGCTTCCGACGACGACGACCCGGACGAGCGGCTGGTGGGCGCGCTCCGGCGGGCGAAGGCGCAGGTGCTCGTGGACGTGGGCCTGGCGGATCTCGCGAGCGAGCTCGGGCCGCGCGAGGTGGGCTACGTGCTGTCGGAGCTCGCGGACGCGTCGCTCGACGCGGCGACGCGGCATGCGCTCGGCGTGGACGAGGGTCGAGAGGTGGAGGGGCTGTGCGTGCTCGCGGTGGGCACGCTCGGGGGGCGCGAGATTGGCTATGGGTCGGATCTCGACGTCCTTTTCCTGTTCGACCCCTCGAAGGCGCCGGCCGGGTCCGATCCCGACGCGTATTACGCGCGGGCGGCGAGGCGCGTCATCCGGCTGATATCGATCCTGCACCCGGCGGGGCGTGGATACGAGCTCGACACGAGGCTGCGGCCGTCGGGCAATCAGGGGCTCCTGGTGACGTCGATCGACGCCTTTGCGCGTTATCATGGCCATGGGGGGCAGGGGACGGGGGGCGGCAGCGAGGGGCCGGAGACGCCGCACGTGGGGGCGGCGGTATGGGAGCGGCTCGCGCTCTTGCGGGCGCGCATGGTGGCGGGGGATCGGGCGCTCGGGGCGAGGGCGATCGAGATCGCGCACGCGGCGGCCTACGCGATGCCGGGCGATCCCGCGCGGGTCGCCGAGGAGTTGCACCGCCTGAGGCGTCGCATGGAGCAGGAGCTGTCGCAGGAGCGGCGAGGTCGTTATGACCTGAAGCTCGGTCGCGGCGGGCTCTTCGAGATCGAGCTATGCGTGCAGTTCCTGCAAATGCAGCACGGCGCGGATCCACGCGTGAGGACGACCGAGACGGCGGTGGCCATCGAGGCGCTCGGGGCGGGCGGGTATTTGCCGGCGGAGGGAGCCGAGACGCTGCGGGACGGATATGCGTTCCTGAGAAAGCTCCAGGGGCGAATCCGGATCGTGCACGCGGACGCGGGCAATCTGGTGGAGGAGAGCGCCCCGGGGCTGTTGCCATTGGCGAGGAGAATGGGAATCCGAGACAGACCGGGGGCGGAGGCGGCGGGAGAGCTGCTCGAGCGGTATCGGGTGGTGACGGGGAGGGTGCGGGAGGTTTATCAGGGCGTCTTGGGGGGAGGGTCTGGGTAG